From the Streptomyces syringium genome, one window contains:
- a CDS encoding ferredoxin produces the protein MMVRISVDIDSCIGAGQCVLSAPEVFDQDDDGIVMVLDGEPGEPVAEDVRLAGRICPSQAITVHED, from the coding sequence ATGATGGTTCGTATCAGCGTGGACATCGACAGCTGTATCGGAGCCGGGCAGTGCGTGCTGTCGGCGCCGGAGGTCTTCGACCAGGACGACGACGGGATCGTCATGGTCCTCGACGGGGAGCCGGGTGAGCCGGTGGCGGAGGACGTGCGGCTGGCGGGCAGGATCTGCCCGTCCCAGGCGATCACCGTGCACGAGGACTGA